The segment GAGAATCTTCAAAGGAACATTGAGTTTGATACTTTTGAAAGGTGATTCGCTTACTTTGCGTTGATACATAGTGCGAATTTGCAAACAGTTGCGCAACGGTGGACCTAGCTTTCATAAGGATTGGCTGTCCAGCTTTCACAAGCACCTCCTGTCGAGATTTCATAGGCTTTGGTAGTTTTGGTGTGAGCTTTAAGGTCTCTTCTTCGATTGCCTGATCTACAAGTTTTTTCAAAAGCTCGATACTTGTGATGTCTCCATCTTTGTTAGACCTCAGATCTTTAAGTTTACGTAGTTTTTCACCAAAGCGATTAGAACCAACATATTTATATTCTGAAAAATCCTCTGATAAAAGCCTCACTCGTTCTTTTATTAAAACAGGCTCGGTTGAATGCTTAATAATTTCACGTTCACAATCACGAGTGGATTTGTTTTCTAAATTACCCAGAAGCTCTAACTTTTCTTCTTTAGTAAAAGCCTTTTCTAACTTGGCCTCTCGTCTAAAAAGGGTTTGAGCCATGGAAAGATTGGTTAATGACAACTTGCCATCAGAGATCTTTTTTTCAATCTCTGGAAGCTCGAAGAGCAAAAACATAGCAGATACGCGGCGGTGACTTTCATCACCCGTATAACCAAGATGATTTTGGGTGAATTTATGAATATCTGGATAACCATATTTTGCAAAGATGCGCCTTTTTTGAACAACATAGAGATAGCTTATGATTTCAGTTTTCGTGGCTCTTTCTTTTCCTACAAGTTTTTTAAGATCACCCACGAGAACGTCTTCATGAGTTGTCATTAATTGAGCACGTAAATCTTCATTCATAAAACCCCCAAGAATTTAAAGCGTTAAAAACAATGAGATCATTAAAACCAAAAAAACAATAACATGGGTTTTAAAATCAAATAATTTAGCGATTAGATAAGTGCCTGCGAATTAAAAAGATAAAAACAAAATCCATCGAACAGAAAAAATATACGACACACCACGTGCGCGACAGGAATTCATAAGTGTATTTAAAAAGGAGTTTGCGAACGCATAACAAATAAGAAATTTTGAGCAAAACCTGTGTCAAATTTTATTTTCAGAAATTTTGTAAATTTGAACATATTTTTTTATTTCAAAATCTTTTAATCGCCTTAAAATCTTTTAATTATATTTCACCCCCCCCCTGATAAATCCCAAAAACATGATTTTCGAGGAATATTCGAAACCGTGATTCAACAACCACTTCAAAAAGCGAGATCCTCTAAAGCTGAGAAGATCATTCTTCCCTGAAGCGTTTTCGCACCGCCTTCGTGGCGGCACGAGAAGGAAAAGTTGAAGGAAAAAAATATGTGGGAAAAATAAGGGAATTGACGTGAAAAAACCCTAATGTCAGCTCCACCGTTGCGCAACGGTGAACCTGTACTCAACCTCCTTCTCCCTACTCCGCCACTCACTCCTCTTATCCCCACGCTTCTTCACCTCGAACGGCCTTGGAGGGCCGGTCGAAAAACCTCTCATGAATGGATGATTTTTGAGTCAAGATGTTCTACCTTCATGGACAATGGATAGTGGATAGTGGATCCTTACATGTACGATTCATGTACAATTCATGTACGATTTCTGAGTTGTCTAGATCCTAGAGTTTGCATAAAAGAAATGGCTTGTTGTTTTTTAGCACCTAATAAATTGTTTCTAAACCCATCGTTAATACTGTTTTTTCAAAACGAATAGTTTTTGCTTTTAACTTTGCAAATGTTGGGGAGAGTCCTAAAAAATTGGGGAATGGTGACGATAGAGAATAAATAATTTCAGGAATTACTGTGGTTGGCAAAATCTTAAATGATTTACCTGTAATGGTAACTCCAGATAACTGAATCATCACAGTACTTGGTGACACCCACCCATTATATGGATTCGCAGTATGTACTCCATTTAACATATAATCTGAGTTCATCAGAAAATTCATTTCATCCATATTTAGTAATTCACCTTTAAAAGAAGATTCTTTATAGGTTTGTTTAAAACTTTCTCGAATTGCTGTTTGAGTTGTTTCTGCATTGATGC is part of the Oligoflexia bacterium genome and harbors:
- a CDS encoding HNH endonuclease signature motif containing protein, encoding MNEDLRAQLMTTHEDVLVGDLKKLVGKERATKTEIISYLYVVQKRRIFAKYGYPDIHKFTQNHLGYTGDESHRRVSAMFLLFELPEIEKKISDGKLSLTNLSMAQTLFRREAKLEKAFTKEEKLELLGNLENKSTRDCEREIIKHSTEPVLIKERVRLLSEDFSEYKYVGSNRFGEKLRKLKDLRSNKDGDITSIELLKKLVDQAIEEETLKLTPKLPKPMKSRQEVLVKAGQPILMKARSTVAQLFANSHYVSTQSKRITFQKYQTQCSFEDSRTKQKCASRKYLQIDHILPIALGGSSDPDNLRILCRAHNQRAAIDKLGFHKMNRHLNKF